A single region of the Triticum dicoccoides isolate Atlit2015 ecotype Zavitan chromosome 2B, WEW_v2.0, whole genome shotgun sequence genome encodes:
- the LOC119365413 gene encoding UPF0481 protein At3g47200-like — protein sequence MEAPPYEYQLAVADYWEGRPAMDPNVWVPGVPLEMTVAPPASHSGLVDGSPGRQQLKLVEEESIDHHYAVEVFKQAAQSLQGERDKMETKIHLFPPSMGDLAAKYAFPKVVAIGPYHHGRTPALRLMESTKHVAAWHFINDSGRLVEEVYGAVCAVADEARSHYDVDKVRDFGDDDFNPMMFYDGCFLLQFLLHWVDEAVDPLLKDAFSSNCTSISYDIALLENQLPWVVVQELMRFMPTPPDLVLVRFTTGWKASMQPTVPLVDNSPLAWDDSYTPLHLLELLRYYIVGSTTKTPPQPEVHKKAEKISISVSAIELAEIGIEITATKPTADFKEMGVKKKKSLLTGELFLLAPPPRSAASSSTSSSLTKLSCGFSLSSSLKNTRTHTYT from the coding sequence ATGGAAGCACCACCTTACGAGTATCAGCTGGCCGTGGCTGATTATTGGGAGGGGAGGCCGGCCATGGATCCAAATGTATGGGTTCCCGGCGTCCCTTTGGAGATGACAGTTGCTCCTCCTGCCAGCCACAGTGGTCTGGTGGATGGCTCTCCCGGACGACAGCAGCTGAAGCTGGTTGAGGAGGAGAGCATTGATCATCATTACGCGGTTGAAGTGTTCAAGCAAGCAGCACAATCACTTCAGGGTGAACGTGACAAGATGGAGACGAAGATCCACCTGTTCCCTCCAAGCATGGGGGATCTGGCGGCCAAGTACGCCTTCCCCAAGGTGGTGGCCATCGGCCCTTACCACCATGGCCGGACCCCGGCCCTCCGGCTGATGGAGAGCACCAAGCATGTGGCCGCCTGGCACTTCATCAACGACTCGGGCCGCTTGGTGGAGGAGGTGTACGGGGCGGTGTGCGCGGTGGCGGACGAGGCCCGCAGCCACTACGACGTGGACAAGGTGCGGGATTTCGGCGACGACGACTTCAACCCTATGATGTTCTACGACGGCTGCTTCCTGCTGCAGTTCCTGCTGCATTGGGTTGACGAGGCGGTGGATCCGCTGCTGAAGGATGCTTTCAGCTCCAACTGCACCAGCATCAGTTACGACATCGCGCTGCTCGAGAACCAGCTCCCATGGGTGGTGGTCCAAGAGCTGATGCGCTTCATGCCGACGCCCCCGGACCTGGTACTGGTACGGTTCACCACGGGATGGAAGGCCTCTATGCAGCCCACCGTACCGCTAGTAGACAACAGCCCTCTTGCATGGGACGACAGCTACACGCCGCTGCATCTTCTTGAGCTCCTCCGATACTACATCGTAGGAAGCACTACCAAGACGCCGCCCCAGCCGGAAGTTCATAAAAAAGCGGAGAAGATATCAATTTCCGTCAGTGCCATCGAGCTCGCGGAGATCGGCATCGAGATCACGGCCACCAAGCCTACGGCAGATTTCAAGGAAATGGGCGTCAAAAAGAAAAAGTCGCTCCTCACCGGCGAGCTCTTcttgttggcgccgcctcctcgcagcgccgcttcttcttctacctcgAGCTCCCTCACAAaactctcttgtggtttctctctatcttcttctctcaagaacacaagaacacacacatacacatga